ATGTATACTAAGGAGGTGGTGTTATGTGTTATATGGGAGCGAGGGGGGAAGAACGATAAAATGGTATCTTATTCGTTATATCATGAGGTTCGGAGAGCGAGGCTCGATCCTTGGTGTAAGCTATCAAGCTCTCAAAGAATAGTGAACTAACACTATCTTCGAATGTGGTGTGTAATCATGGCCGTTGCTTCCAGGCCATTCCGCACATTGCGTGGTTGGGTCGACGCGAATATTTCTGTTGCTGTGCAGTAGTCGACACTGCATGATAAGAAGTACTTTCTCGAATGAAGGATGCGCATAAGATATGTAGCGCTTTCTTTCGATTGCGGTCGACGGGCCTTGTCGTAGACCATAAAGTCCGAAAGACTTGCGATGGCATGGGGAGATTCAACCATGCCTAGTGGCGTTTATATCGTTCCAAATCATCATATAGAATGACGAACACACTCAGAACGGACGCGCGACCTTCCTCAACTCCCCAAGACCAGTAACAGGatctctcatttccttccaGCTAACCGGAAACATCATATTCCCAGCCTCACTCCGCGCCATGACAACACCAAGGTCATTCCGTGCAGTAGTGATATAGTAGAAACTCTGATCACCCAGCGAGATAATCGTGCCCCGCACAATATCCCCAACACGGAACATCTCATCCATCACGACACGATCCTTCTCGACAGCGCGCACATCCTCTTTCCGAATCAGAGCCTGGAACCGCAACTCATCAGAAGAACTGTGGTTCTCGGGATTCGCGGCCGACGAAAGAATTGACTCTATGTTGTCATTGTCAGAAGTCGTCTTCGACGGGTCTGAAACCTGCGAGCTGGAGAGTTCGTCCAAGACGACAAGGATTGACACGATGACTTGACGTTTCTGCACGCGAGTCACACGAGCTAGAACGACAGACTCCACTGCCGGGAGGGTGTTGTACTTCAGTTTGGGCTTTGTAGTAGCTGGCTTCGGAGCAATTGTCGAGGCGGTTGGCTTCACGGTAGCTGTGCCGCTCTGGGTTGCTCCTGTCTGTCTGTTGATTGACCGTGAGACAGTAAGCAGAGACTTTGCTTTGGAATTTGCCTGGGCTTGGTCAACTATGACGGGGCCAGCAATGGATGCGTAAATGACTGCATCGTGCACATGTGTGCCTGGACCTGCGGCATACGAGATAGTCGAACCCAATCGCTGACCTGGAATGGCCAGGGATGGAAAGGTAGCCGCCATTGCAACACACGCAGCAATGCCTACAATTAAGTAGGATCTTGTGCTTTGTTTAAAGGTAGAGAGTAAGCGTGTTGAGGGACGGAGAGAAGCCGCAAGGAAATTGAAGTTTTTCTTCGGTGGGAACTGCGGAGTATCGTTTATCCGAGGAGATATCCACTCTGTCACGGGATATGACATCACCGGTGTTTACAATTGAAGAATAGAAGCCAACATAAAATATAACTAGGTATCACTGCAATTAAGGTATAGACTTCTCGAGATTGACCATGGATACAGAAAGCATTCACGCATAAGATATGACAAAAGAAAATGACAAGTGAAGAGTAAGACAATGGCCCAGAAACGAAAAATTGAGCAAGCAGCGAAGGCCAATGCCAGTTGACAAGgtaaaagagaagaaaggaaaaaaaaaaaaaaaaccagtTCCTATCACACTGAATGCTCGCTGGTAGAAAAACAGTGACACCGTATCTAAATGCCCACTAAACACCCTGTGACAAGTAAGAAAATCGATGTAGTCgagagaggaaaaagaaactaATGGAGAAAGGAGATAAATATAACctagaaagaagaaaaggaagtcAAGAAAGAAAGATTGCATCAGCCCTCGACAAGGGTCTGTTTGGGACCGTTACCAAGAAACTCGAGGCATCGCCGAGCCAGGGCAACGACCTCGCCCTCTCCATCTTCGCCGTCTTCCACGTCTGACTCGATGTTCCTATCTGAGATTTCCCTGACCATCTGCACGAGGTCTTCGGATTTCGCAATATAGGCGACCAATCTCTTGTCCTCCGATTCCAATAGCTGGAGAAGAGTCCAGATGGCGATGTGCTGGAACGTCGGGTCTCCACTGGCGAGGAAGCGATGCAGGTATCCGTGTATTCCACCATTCGGATCCGCCCAGTCACGGACAAAAATCGAGTAATCCGCAACTAGATCATTGACCATTAGTGCTGATTATGTCGAGTTATCAGGGGAGGCTTACCTTTAGATGATAGGTTGCCCAGGGCAGCCGCACTGTTTCCTTGTACCTCAATGCTCTCTGAAGCAGTCAAAGGAATCAAGACATCAAACACACCGAGGTTCAGGAGATTGGGCTTAAGCTCATCGCTGAGAGCCAGCACAGCGATAGCAGCAGTCATCTCGGATTGAACGCTCAGCGAAACTCGCAACACCAGGTCCTTGCATTTCTGCACTGCACCTGCCTGGAGGACAAGCTCCTTGTTGCGATCCGAGCTTGCTGCAAGGTTACGCAGCGTCGAGATGGCGTGGCATTGGATTTCCTCGTTGTCGGTAGAGCCCAACAAATCCACTAGGGGTTTGAGGAAACCAGCATCGATGATCGGAGATTCGTTCAGAGGATGAATGGAGATGTTACGGATACAAGCAACGGCAGAAAGGATGAGAGGAAGATATGAGGATTGCAAAAGTCGCAGAAGAGGAGCCAAGCCCTTTGATCGGACAATTTCGAGCTGATATTTCTCATCGGACGCCAGGTTACGGAGAGCCAGGGCGGCCTGACATTGTACCTTGGGAGTAGAAGAATCCATCATGAGATGGACCAACGACTGAACCAAGCGCGACTCTGTTTGGGCCAATTTCTTTCGGTTGGACGAGTCGACGGCGATGT
This sequence is a window from Aspergillus chevalieri M1 DNA, chromosome 5, nearly complete sequence. Protein-coding genes within it:
- the CSL4 gene encoding exosome non-catalytic core subunit CSL4 (BUSCO:EOG092653O3;~COG:J;~EggNog:ENOG410PM0J;~InterPro:IPR019495,IPR025721,IPR039771,IPR012340;~PFAM:PF10447,PF14382;~go_component: GO:0000178 - exosome (RNase complex) [Evidence IEA];~go_function: GO:0003723 - RNA binding [Evidence IEA];~go_process: GO:0006396 - RNA processing [Evidence IEA]), producing MAATFPSLAIPGQRLGSTISYAAGPGTHVHDAVIYASIAGPVIVDQAQANSKAKSLLTVSRSINRQTGATQSGTATVKPTASTIAPKPATTKPKLKYNTLPAVESVVLARVTRVQKRQVIVSILVVLDELSSSQVSDPSKTTSDNDNIESILSSAANPENHSSSDELRFQALIRKEDVRAVEKDRVVMDEMFRVGDIVRGTIISLGDQSFYYITTARNDLGVVMARSEAGNMMFPVSWKEMRDPVTGLGELRKVARPF
- the vac8 gene encoding protein anchor VAC8 (BUSCO:EOG09261JUE;~COG:U;~EggNog:ENOG410PG4R;~InterPro:IPR016024,IPR011989,IPR000225,IPR011030;~PFAM:PF04826,PF03224,PF00514;~go_function: GO:0005515 - protein binding [Evidence IEA]); amino-acid sequence: MSGIANACWSCLSTVDRWCHITACLGGSRSRDGIYETTLADNEREAVSDLLGYLENRAETDFFSGEPLRSLSTLVYSDNVDLQRSASLTFAEITERDVRDVDRDTLEPILFLLQSSDIEVQRAASAALGNLAVNADNKVLIVALGGLAPLIRQMMSQNVEVQCNAVGCITNLATHEENKAKIARSGALGPLIRLAKSKDMRVQRNATGALLNMTHSDDNRQQLVNAGAIPVLVQLLSSSDVDVQYYCTTALSNIAVDSSNRKKLAQTESRLVQSLVHLMMDSSTPKVQCQAALALRNLASDEKYQLEIVRSKGLAPLLRLLQSSYLPLILSAVACIRNISIHPLNESPIIDAGFLKPLVDLLGSTDNEEIQCHAISTLRNLAASSDRNKELVLQAGAVQKCKDLVLRVSLSVQSEMTAAIAVLALSDELKPNLLNLGVFDVLIPLTASESIEVQGNSAAALGNLSSKVADYSIFVRDWADPNGGIHGYLHRFLASGDPTFQHIAIWTLLQLLESEDKRLVAYIAKSEDLVQMVREISDRNIESDVEDGEDGEGEVVALARRCLEFLGNGPKQTLVEG